The Streptomyces tubercidicus DNA segment TGTGCCGGGAGTTCAGCGGCGGCAAGGGCCTGTTCGTCAGCGAGATGATCACGACGCGGGCGCTGGTCGAACGCAACGAGAAGACCATGCAGCTGATCCATTTCGACGAGACCGAGAAGCCGCGCTCGATCCAGCTGTACGGCGTGGACCCGGACACCGTCGGCAAGGCCGTCCGCATGATCGCGGACGAGGACCTCGCCGACCACATCGATCTGAACTTCGGCTGCCCGGTCCCGAAGGTGACCCGTAAGGGCGGCGGCTCGGCGCTCCCGTACAAGCGGAATCTGCTGCGCTCGATCCTCCGGGAGGCGGTGGCGAACGCGGGCGCGCTCCCGGTGACGATGAAGATGCGCAAGGGCATCGACGACGACCACCTCACCTATCTGGACGCGGGGCGGACCGCGGCCGAGGAGGGCATCACGGCGATTGCTCTGCACGGGCGCACCGCCGCCCAGCACTACGGCGGCACCGCCGACTGGGACGCCATCGCGCGCCTCAAGGAGCATGTCCCGGAGATCCCGGTGCTCGGCAACGGCGACATCTGGTCGGCCGAGGACGCCCAGCGGATGATGCGGGAGACCGGCTGTGACGGGGTGGTCGTGGGGCGCGGCTGCCTGGGGCGGCCGTGGCTGTTCGGCGATCTGGTCGCCGCCTTCGAGGGCACCGGCACCTTCGCCCAGCCGACGCTCAAGGAGGTTGCGGCCGTCATGCTGCGGCACGCCACCCTCCTCGGCGAGTGGATCGGCGACGAGGCGCGTGGCGTGATCGACTTCCGTAAGCATGTCGCCTGGTACACCAAGGGCTTCTCGATCGGCTCCGAGATGCGCCGCGGTCTTGCGGTGACCTCCTCTCTCGACGAGCTGGACGCGCTGCTGTCCGAACTGGACCTGGACCAGCCGTGGCCGGTGGGCGCGGACGGCCCGCGCGGCCGTACGTCGGGCCGCAACCGGGTCGTCCTGCCGGACGGCTGGCTGGACGACCCGTACGACTGCGCGGGCGTGGACACGGGCGCGGAGCTGGACACCTCGGGCGGCTGAGCCTGCCGGGATGCCTCGGGCGGCTGAGCCCTGCCCGCCGGGAGCCGGCCGCTCCGCCGCGCTCCCTCCGGCCTACGGCACCCGTGTACCCGCGCGGCGTGTCGGCGCGCGGGAGCGGCCCGGTAGGAGGGGGCCGTCCTACCGTTTGACCCCGTACGGGAGCGCTCGTACGGCCGCCCGCCCCCGGTTCGGCAGGGAGCGGGCCGGCCCGCCCGAGAGGCCGAGGGAGTCGCTGTGGTGAGCGGGCACCGTTCCATCGGGGATACGGAGAGGGCCGTGCAGGCCAAGATCGGGGACACCCCGGTCCGCCATGAGCGGATGGCCGCGGTCGCGCAC contains these protein-coding regions:
- the dusB gene encoding tRNA dihydrouridine synthase DusB; the protein is MTLLQIGPHAVQPPVVLAPMAGITNAPFRTLCREFSGGKGLFVSEMITTRALVERNEKTMQLIHFDETEKPRSIQLYGVDPDTVGKAVRMIADEDLADHIDLNFGCPVPKVTRKGGGSALPYKRNLLRSILREAVANAGALPVTMKMRKGIDDDHLTYLDAGRTAAEEGITAIALHGRTAAQHYGGTADWDAIARLKEHVPEIPVLGNGDIWSAEDAQRMMRETGCDGVVVGRGCLGRPWLFGDLVAAFEGTGTFAQPTLKEVAAVMLRHATLLGEWIGDEARGVIDFRKHVAWYTKGFSIGSEMRRGLAVTSSLDELDALLSELDLDQPWPVGADGPRGRTSGRNRVVLPDGWLDDPYDCAGVDTGAELDTSGG